One window of Salvelinus fontinalis isolate EN_2023a chromosome 19, ASM2944872v1, whole genome shotgun sequence genomic DNA carries:
- the LOC129816734 gene encoding uncharacterized protein LOC129816734, with product MFPIRPHSPSPLGQSDTETPEEDHLAPISPSLLTCWATQALRDLARGETELRRLLERQVAETEGVSRGLERAILGARREERRLLERVEQDHRDTQRRLEQLQRENAAAARVSQALLDQRLRKVAQLREQIQRSGQGQTGPEQNLLIRGVANLLQPWEISLSLKKVSFRPSSQPNVVTFGEIRFQEHNLCLNVGGCGPEGQFCALHSGEHCGNAQHGGAGEVRSTPDGGTGPGQDVTSPTGSGNLRVVRKIRLSARSDEESGEEKKSSTKRRRWPPKKEPSDRESSQDEEIESPISQPREEDLFLAVPASLSNGDSEEDLRHRTNNFGGRLGYGVMSKRKQRTLVMVSGREPCSSPEGGRLEHSSLSPCWSLDSQDGGDSRSRVRQSDFPRGAPSPSYRTMGSPSPKVSPREPLTSYSCMDLTSRECPHSCLSVSSDDHQMGPTGDSGHPLSPADSLDSCYTFIVSSPRDHSLRGSLNHDPRLSKSAADLSRKTRPLINSGRGEHVGAWRVNRSSLTSTTTSIPSTLSRGHTVSEGLQSPSGRRDSGVWGPVAKRQSGIIESTSRVSRCLSMSVIDSASQEQQGRGWGERGERGEPALTEMEEERGHLQPQLGCLIRQFGKQGSGRADLTLPSGVHATPQGQLFVVDCGNARVQVTDPRGNVLQQVTSTTSEGSVRRCRNYFDIAVNAKGLIALSCAAERALLVFSRHGRLLQTFGGLGMGAAKDELEAPRGVTVTRLDEFLVADIRKGTLTTLKLDPKTGSRLERTVVTGFHRPYLVAACLSSGLVAVSERGSETGREPCVKVLEPGWNTVRVLGVCASMGPVLTNPWGICIDRDGDVVVVDWGRQHRVVMYPAQGVGRPIITQGLSSPRGLALLPEGHLVVSDSMHHCIKIYRYK from the coding sequence ATGTTCCCCATCCGTCCCCACAGCCCCAGTCCCTTGGGTCAGTCCGACACAGAGACCCCAGAGGAAGACCACCTAgcccccatctccccctccctcctgacCTGCTGGGCCACTCAGGCCCTGCGTGACCTGGCCCGGGGGGAGACAGAGCTGCGACGGCTGCTGGAGCGCCAGGTGGCTGAGACAGAGGGAGTGAGCAGGGGGCTAGAGCGTGCCATACTAGGGGCGAGACGGGAGGAGCGGCGTCTGCTGGAGAGAGTGGAGCAGGACCACCGGGACACCCAGCGCAGGCTGGAGCAGCTGCAGAGGGAAAATGCTGCGGCCGCCCGCGTTAGTCAGGCCCTGTTGGACCAGAGGCTCCGTAAGGTCGCCCAGCTACGGGAGCAGATCCAGAGAAGTGGTCAGGGCCAGACGGGGCCCGAACAGAACCTCCTGATCAGAGGGGTCGCCAACCTCCTCCAGCCCTGGGAGATCTCCCTCTCCCTGAAGAAGGTGAGCTTCAGACCCAGCTCCCAGCCCAATGTCGTGACCTTCGGGGAGATCAGATTCCAGGAGCACAATCTCTGTCTTAATGTGGGGGGTTGTGGGCCAGAGGGACAGTTTTGTGCCCTACACTCTGGGGAGCACTGTGGGAATGCCCAGCACGGGGGTGCAGGGGAAGTGAGAAGTACCCCCGATGGAGGGACTGGGCCGGGGCAGGATGTGACCTCACCAACAGGCAGTGGGAACCTGAGGGTTGTCAGGAAGATCCGCCTCTCTGCCAGGAGTGACGAGGAGTCCGGAGAAGAGAAGAAGTCATCCACTAAAAGGAGACGCTGGCCTCCTAAGAAGGAGCCCTCTGATAGGGAGTCATCCcaggatgaggagatagagtccCCTATATCTCAACCACGAGAAGAGGACCTCTTTCTGGCCGTCCCCGCGTCGCTTAGCAACGGAGACTCTGAAGAGGACTTGAGGCACAGGACGAACAATTTCGGCGGCCGGCTGGGTTACGGGGTCATGAGCAAGAGGAAGCAACGCACCCTGGTCATGGTCTCTGGCCGTGAGCCCTGCTCCTCACCAGAGGGGGGCAGACTGGAGCACAGCAGCCTCAGTCCCTGCTGGAGCCTGGACAGCCAGGATGGAGGAGACAGCAGAAGCAGAGTGAGACAGAGTGACTTCCCCAGGGGAGCGCCGTCTCCTAGCTACAGAACAATGGGCTCTCCCTCTCCTAAGGTCAGTCCTAGGGAGCCACTGACCAGTTATAGCTGCATGGACCTCACCTCCAGAGAGTGCCCTCACTCGTGCCTCAGCGTGTCCTCTGATGACCACCAAATGGGCCCCACAGGGGACTCTGGTCATCCTCTTTCCCCAGCCGACAGCCTGGATTCCTGCTACACCTTCATAGTCAGCTCCCCCCGGGATCACAGCCTTAGAGGCTCCCTGAACCACGACCCCCGCCTGTCCAAGTCAGCGGCAGACTTGTCACGCAAGACCCGCCCACTGATCAACAGTGGGAGGGGGGAGCATGTGGGGGCCTGGAGGGTGAACAGGAGCAGCCtgacctccaccaccacctccatccccTCGACACTAAGCCGAGGACACACCGTCTCTGAGGGTCTACAGAGCCCCTCCGGGCGCAGAGACTCTGGGGTGTGGGGCCCAGTAGCCAAGAGGCAGAGTGGGATTATAGAGAGTACCAGCCGGGTGAGCAGGTGTCTCTCCATGTCGGTCATAGACTCTGCCTCTCAGGAGCAGCAGGGGAGaggctggggggagagaggggagagaggagagcctGCTCTGACGGAGATGGAAGAGGAAAGAGGCCATCTCCAGCCCCAGCTTGGGTGTCTGATCCGTCAGTTTGGTAAACAAGGCTCCGGCCGTGCCGACCTCACCCTGCCCAGCGGGGTCCACGCCACGCCCCAGGGGCAACTTTTCGTGGTGGACTGTGGGAACGCCCGGGTCCAGGTGACCGACCCGCGAGGGAACGTCCTCCAGCAGGTGACCTCCACGACCTCCGAGGGCTCCGTCCGACGCTGCCGGAACTACTTCGACATCGCCGTCAACGCCAAGGGCCTGATCGCTCTGAGCTGCGCAGCGGAGCGCGCACTCCTGGTGTTCAGCCGCCACGGCCGTCTGCTCCAGACCTTCGGCGGGTTGGGGATGGGCGCCGCCAAGGACGAGCTGGAGGCCCCCCGGGGTGTGACGGTGACCCGGCTGGATGAGTTCCTCGTGGCGGACATCCGGAAAGGCACCCTGACCACCCTCAAGCTGGACCCCAAGACGGGCTCTCGGCTGGAGCGCACAGTGGTGACGGGTTTCCACAGGCCCTACCTGGTGGCTGCCTGCCTGAGCTCTGGCCTGGTGGCCGTTTCAGAGAGGGGTAGCGAGACGGGCCGGGAGCCCTGCGTCAAGGTGCTGGAGCCGGGCTGGAACACGGTGAGGGTCCTGGGGGTGTGTGCCAGCATGGGGCCTGTCCTGACCAACCCTTGGGGGATCTGCATAGACAGGGATGGAGACGTGGTGGTAGTGGACTGGGGCAGGCAACACAGGGTGGTGATGTACCCAGCCCAGGGGGTAGGCAGGCCTATAATCACCCAGGGGCTGAGCAGCCCACGAGGCCTGGCCCTGCTTCCTGAGGGGCATCTAGTGGTGTCAGACAGCATGCACCACTGTATCAAGATCTACCGGTACAAGTGA